The genomic interval CGGATCTCGCCGATCAGACGCCGGAGGGAGGGCGGGCAATCCTGCGGCGCACGATCTTCTGGCGCGCCTTCCGGTCGGACCGCCGAGGTCTCCTGCGTACTCATCGGCCCGTCCCTTCTCCGAGTGCGCTCCTGCGGGCAGGCGGCGCACGTCCATCAGCGGTCTTCGACCAGGTTATCGAGCACCCGGCGTCGACCGCACGCTCGGCGAACCCCCGATGTCGAGGGGGTGACGAGCGCGTGGACGGCACCGACGGGGCCGTCGACGACGCCGGCCCGCGCCATTCCGGCGCGCGAGCGCGCCCGACCTCGCGCGAGAACGCATGCGACGCGGTGGGAACCCGCGCGAACCCATAAGTCCTGACAGGCTCACGCCTTAGCTGTCCTATGTAGCGTGCGTGGGGAAGCACCACCCGCACCCGCACCACGACGAAGGAGCTGGCCCATGACCACGACCGAAGCACCCGCGGCAGCATCGCCCGCAGGCACGCACCCGTCCCCGCCCGCCGACCCGGACTCCCCTGCCCCCACCTGGACAGCGCACCCGACCACCACCGAGGGCTGGCTGGAGCGGGCCCAGGAGGTCTCCGACCTCCTGGCAGCCGATGCCGTCGCGCGCGACCGCGCGAACCGGAGTCCCTTCCGGGAGGTCGAGCTGCTGAAGTCCGCCGGCCTGCTGACGCTGCTGGGCCCGCGCGAGTTCGGCGGCGGAGGCCAGACCTGGGAGACCGCGTACACGGCGGTCCGCATCGTCGCGCGCGGCGACGGCTCCATCGGCCAGCTGCTCGCCTACCACTTCCTGTGGTTCTGGACCGCGGAGCTCGTGGGGACCGATGAGCAGCGCGCGGCCTTCGCGCGGTCCGCGACCGAGGGGAACTGGCTGATCGGCGGGGCCGTCAACCCCCGCGATGACGACCTCACGGTCACCGACGAGGGCGAGGAGCTGGTCTTCACCGGCCGCAAGTCCTTCTCCACCGGCGGCGTCGTCTCCGACGTGACGATCCTCGAGGGAGTCCTGGAGGGCACCGGGGACCACGTCTTCACCGCCGTGCCCACACGCCAGGAGGGCATCGACTTCGCCGGCGACTGGGACAACCTGGGGCAGCGCCTCACGGAGTCCGGCTCCGTGCGGATCACGGACGTGCGCGTCCCGTGGGCCGACGCGCTCGGCTACGTCGACAAGCAGTTCCACGGTCTGGTGTACGCCACCCTCAACGTGCCCGCGATCCAGCTGGTGTTCACGAACTTCTACCTGGGGATCGCCCAGGGCGCCCTCGAGCGCGCCGCGGCCTACACGCGGGAGAAGACCCGTGCGTGGCCCTTCGGAGGGGACGACAAGGCGTCGGCCGACGAGGAGTGGTACATCCTCGAGGGCTACGGCCAGCTGGCCTCGAAGCTCTGGGCCGACGAGGCCCTCATCGACCGCACCGGCGCCACGATCAGCGAGGTCCTCCACGCCCCGCGGGAGGAGCTCACCGAGCAGCGGCGCGGCGAGATCGCCGTGCAGGTCGCCGCCTCCAAGCTGCGCATCGCCGAGGACGGCCTCGAGGTGACCTCCAAGATCTTCGAGCTCACCGGGGCGCGCGCCTCCTCGAACTCCGTGGGCCTGGACATCTACTGGCGGAACCTCCGCACCCACTCGCTGCACGACCCGCTGCCCTACAAGAAGCGCGAGGTGGGCGAGTACGCGCTCGCCGGCCGCATCCCGGAGCCCACCTGGTACACGTGAGCAGCGCGCCCTCCGCCGCACCGGCGGGCGGATCCCGCCATGGCCCCGGCTCCCCCGGCCGAGGCCTCCCCGGCCGCGACTCCTTCGGCCGCGTCTACCCTGGGGCCATGGCGGAAGCATCCGGACACTCCCCGACCGAGACGGCCACCACCGCGGGAGCATCCGCGTCCACGGCCCCCGACGCCCTCCCCGAGAAGTACACCCGCGCTCTCTACACCGCGCACGTGGAGAACGTCGGCGGCACGGCGGGCGAGGTCCGCGTCGAGAACGGACCCACGCTGCCCACGGGCGGTCCGTCGGCCGACGCCACCGGCTCGAATCCCGAGCAGTTCCTCGCGATGGCGTGGAGCACGTGCCTGGGCGAGACCCTCAAGGCGGTGCTGCGCGAGCAGGGGATCGACGCCGTCACCCATGTGCACGTCGAGGTCAGCCTGCACTTCGACCCCTCGGGCGGCTACCGCTTCGCGCCGCGCGCCCTGGTGAGCATCGAGGACGTGGGCGAGGACGAGGCCCGCCGTCTCGCGGAGGCCGCGCACGCGCGCTGCCCCGTCTCCCGACTCCTCGGCCGTGCCGATTCGGGTGCTCTCGAGGTCGTGCCGCCGCCCCGGGGCTGATCACCATCGCGGCGGCCGACGGGGCGCGGACCGCCGCGGGGCGACGGAGGATCAGGGGCGCGCGTCGAGGATCTGCTGGGCGCGCGCGAGAGCGACGTCGACCCCCGCGCGGACCTCGGCGAGCCCCTGCGCGACGGGCAGCGCCCGCAGCTCGTCGGCGATGATCTCGACGCCCCAGAAGCCCGTCCAGCCCGCGTCGGTCATCGCCACCACGAAGCCCGCCATGTCGAGATCCCCGCGGCCCGGGAGGCAGCGCGGAGCGACGCCGTCGGCACCCACCGGCGCGTCACCGAGCTCGACCATGGCGACCGGGACGCCCTCCAGGAGCGCGGGCAGGAGCGTGAAGTCGTCGTCGCCGGATCTCGCGAGCTGGAAGATGTCCACGGCGAGCCCGGCACGCGGATGGTCCACGGCACGGACGAGGTCGACCGCGTCGCCGAACATCGGCAAGTTGGTGTCCGCCATCGCCTCGAGCGCCAGGGTGACGCCGAAGGCGTCGGCGCGCTCGGCGACCCGGTGCAGATCCGCGGCGAAGGCCGCGGGGTCCGGCGCCTCGGAGCGATCGGCGCCGAGGTGGCATGCGCCGATCTTCAGGGCGGGGGCTCCGAGCTGCGCCGCGGCCTCGAGGAAGTCGTCGAGCTGGCGGTCCGAGGCCGCGCGAGCCGCGCCCTGTTCCCACCAGTCGCTGAGGAACTCGAGCTCGATGCGCTCGATGCCGGCGTCCTCGAGCTGTGCGCGCAGTCGGGGAAGGCCGATCGTGTCGCGCAGCTCCACGAGATCGGCATGCTGGATCCCCGCGCCTCGCCAGCCCGAGGCGGCGAGGGCCTCGATCCGCTCCGGGAGAGGCACGGGGCTGCGCTGATCCTCGTCACGGGGGCCGACGTCCCCCGCCCAGGTCCAGCAGGAGGCCAGCAGGTCGTGGTGGGTGCTCATGGGTTCTCGCCTCTCCGCGGCGGCAGCGCTGCGATGCGCACTGCCATGGATGCGTACGAGTGTACAAAGGTCGCGTCCGCCACCGCCCGGCCGCTCGCATAGGGAACCGACAGCTCGCGTTCAGCGCCTGCCAGGCTGGGACCGGTTAGGTATATCCCAGGTGCTGACGGAGCGGCGAGCCACTGAGGAGAGGCTCCCGCCTGACCCGCAGCACCGGGGAAAGGGATGGCCCCGGCCCGTGGGGACGGGCCGGGGCGCTTTCTGTTCCGGGGGTTCTGCGACCGGGCCGGACCGTTCAGCCGTTCAGCCGTTCAGCCCAGCGTCGCGGGGCGGTCCCAGGCGATGTCGCGCACGTGCTCGTCGAGGAACCCGAGGAACGTCTCGTACCAGACCTGTGCATTGCCGCGACCGGTGATCCAGTGCCCCTCGTCGGGGAAGTAGAGGAACCGGTGGCGGGTGCGGCCGTGCTCGTCGCGCGGCGTGGCGGAGAACTCGTGCAGGTCGTACCAGAGCGCGTGGCCCTGCGCGATCGGCACGCGGTAGTCCTTGTCGCCGTGGATCACGAGCATCGGCACCTGGATCTCGGCGACCGAGTCCTTGGGGTTGAAGCGGCGGTTCTGCTCGCGCATCGGCCGCTCCCAGCCGGCGTTGTCGGTGGTGCGGCCCATCGATGCCGTGTCCCACAGCGAAGCGTGGGTGACGACGCAGCGGAAGCGGTCACCGGTGTGCCCGGCCACCCAGTTCGCCATGTACCCGCCGTAGGAGCCGCCCGCGAAGGCGGTGCGCTCGGCGTCGATGTCCGCGCGGGCGATCGTCGCGTCCGCGAGCGCCATGATGTCGGTGAACGGGGCGCCGCCGAGCTCGTGCTGGCCGCGGTCGATCATCTCCTGTCCGTAGCCGGTGGAGATCGCCGGGTCCGGCAGCAGCACGGCATAGCCCGCGTCGACGAAGGGACCGGGGTTCCAGCGATAGGTCCAGGCGTTCCAGGATCCCCAGGGTCCGCCGTGCGCGCAGACGACCAGCGGGTGCGGACCCTCGCCCGCGGGCAGACGCAGCCAGGCGCGCAGCGCCGTGCCGTCCTGGGCGGTGGCCGAGACCTCGGTGAGGGCGCCGGGCTGCTCGAGGGCGTCGGCGGGGTGCGGCAGGTCCGTGATCTCCCCGCTCGCCAGGTCGATGCGCACGGGGTGCGGGGCGACGGCGATCCCGGAGGCCGAGGCGACGGCCGCACCGCCCGCGACGGCGAGCTGCGCGAAGGAGAGCTCCTGGTCCGGTCCGCCGGCGAGCCGGCGCCCGGCGGCGTCGCCGAGGCCGCCGATCCACACGGATCCGCGGCCCTCATCATCGCCCGCGCCCACGAGGGTGTCCCCGTCGACCCAGGTGAGATGGGGGTCCCGGTCCAGATCGGGCCAGATCTCGCGGCTCTCCCCGGTGGCGAGGTCGAGCACCTCGGTGCGCGAGCACGCGGAGGCGGTCTGCGTCCAGGTGCGCTCGCGCG from Brachybacterium kimchii carries:
- a CDS encoding S9 family peptidase, yielding MTHRSITALLDARRLAGLETTPGGRIVAKVSAPDAKGTSYRSSLVELLEDTLLPLTRGNASVGSVALAEDGATLFTAQRLGEDGEEADDAQLWALPPRGEAREVASRPGGFGGLHLADGVLVAEIDVHSQASDEAEHARLSRERTKAGVSAALHDGFPTRHWDHDLGPARSVLAVAALPEDLFTATATAQAGQGASSDQHPSAVDDDGPRRQVLHFRHLEMPPGRLSAWSADRQGHRALAAMTDSLDDRLGVGRLYLLDLTGTQAPQLLRDATNEIEFWPGEFSPDGTRVLISRERTWTQTASACSRTEVLDLATGESREIWPDLDRDPHLTWVDGDTLVGAGDDEGRGSVWIGGLGDAAGRRLAGGPDQELSFAQLAVAGGAAVASASGIAVAPHPVRIDLASGEITDLPHPADALEQPGALTEVSATAQDGTALRAWLRLPAGEGPHPLVVCAHGGPWGSWNAWTYRWNPGPFVDAGYAVLLPDPAISTGYGQEMIDRGQHELGGAPFTDIMALADATIARADIDAERTAFAGGSYGGYMANWVAGHTGDRFRCVVTHASLWDTASMGRTTDNAGWERPMREQNRRFNPKDSVAEIQVPMLVIHGDKDYRVPIAQGHALWYDLHEFSATPRDEHGRTRHRFLYFPDEGHWITGRGNAQVWYETFLGFLDEHVRDIAWDRPATLG
- a CDS encoding OsmC family protein, encoding MAEASGHSPTETATTAGASASTAPDALPEKYTRALYTAHVENVGGTAGEVRVENGPTLPTGGPSADATGSNPEQFLAMAWSTCLGETLKAVLREQGIDAVTHVHVEVSLHFDPSGGYRFAPRALVSIEDVGEDEARRLAEAAHARCPVSRLLGRADSGALEVVPPPRG
- a CDS encoding sugar phosphate isomerase/epimerase family protein, translated to MSTHHDLLASCWTWAGDVGPRDEDQRSPVPLPERIEALAASGWRGAGIQHADLVELRDTIGLPRLRAQLEDAGIERIELEFLSDWWEQGAARAASDRQLDDFLEAAAQLGAPALKIGACHLGADRSEAPDPAAFAADLHRVAERADAFGVTLALEAMADTNLPMFGDAVDLVRAVDHPRAGLAVDIFQLARSGDDDFTLLPALLEGVPVAMVELGDAPVGADGVAPRCLPGRGDLDMAGFVVAMTDAGWTGFWGVEIIADELRALPVAQGLAEVRAGVDVALARAQQILDARP
- a CDS encoding acyl-CoA dehydrogenase family protein: MTTTEAPAAASPAGTHPSPPADPDSPAPTWTAHPTTTEGWLERAQEVSDLLAADAVARDRANRSPFREVELLKSAGLLTLLGPREFGGGGQTWETAYTAVRIVARGDGSIGQLLAYHFLWFWTAELVGTDEQRAAFARSATEGNWLIGGAVNPRDDDLTVTDEGEELVFTGRKSFSTGGVVSDVTILEGVLEGTGDHVFTAVPTRQEGIDFAGDWDNLGQRLTESGSVRITDVRVPWADALGYVDKQFHGLVYATLNVPAIQLVFTNFYLGIAQGALERAAAYTREKTRAWPFGGDDKASADEEWYILEGYGQLASKLWADEALIDRTGATISEVLHAPREELTEQRRGEIAVQVAASKLRIAEDGLEVTSKIFELTGARASSNSVGLDIYWRNLRTHSLHDPLPYKKREVGEYALAGRIPEPTWYT